Proteins from a genomic interval of Streptomyces sp. SID8374:
- the ngcE gene encoding N-acetylglucosamine/diacetylchitobiose ABC transporter substrate-binding protein, with amino-acid sequence MGSTSAQNNEGLGRRDLIKRSAALGLIAVPTMSFLSACASGSGDSDDNKVEKGEKSEKNPLAVNGSAPLEIVIFDGGFGTKYAEDARDVYKKTYPEAQVKFSATQKIQSVLQPRFNGGTPPDLIDNSGAQQMDMGVLVGKKQLTDLTPLLDAPSIDDPAKTVRDTLRPGIVEMGQFDGDPVWIMYYAYTVYGVWYSQTALDKLDATYPETWDDMLALCAKAKKQGIAGWTYPGKHPYYIPFSLYPFIGKIGGVEVLNAIDNLEPKAWEHPAVKAAFEAYYELYAKGYILKGTPGLDHRGSQGAWARGKALFIPNGSWVENEEAAIIPKDFKLSVGAPSSLDSSDKLPFGTIWASGGEPFIVPAKAKNPAGGMEQLRIMLSEASSKSFTTNTKSLSAFNGGTDGIELSDGLKSGVAALEKAGTNVVNPRLQDWYVKLQKEQIGVAALGEMMAGRATPAETIKKIQAFADAAAKDQSIKHFRHQ; translated from the coding sequence ATGGGATCCACCTCCGCTCAGAACAATGAGGGCCTTGGCCGTCGCGATCTGATCAAGCGTTCTGCCGCACTCGGCCTGATCGCTGTTCCGACGATGAGCTTCCTCTCCGCCTGCGCGAGCGGCAGCGGCGACAGCGACGACAACAAGGTCGAAAAGGGCGAGAAGAGCGAGAAGAACCCGCTGGCCGTCAACGGCAGCGCCCCGCTGGAGATCGTGATCTTCGACGGCGGGTTCGGCACCAAGTACGCGGAGGACGCCCGGGACGTCTACAAGAAGACCTACCCCGAGGCGCAGGTCAAGTTCTCCGCGACGCAGAAGATCCAGTCGGTCCTCCAGCCGCGCTTCAACGGCGGCACCCCGCCGGACCTGATCGACAACTCCGGTGCCCAGCAGATGGACATGGGCGTCCTGGTCGGCAAGAAGCAGCTCACCGACCTCACCCCGCTGCTGGACGCCCCGTCCATCGACGACCCCGCCAAGACGGTCCGCGACACCCTGCGGCCCGGCATCGTCGAGATGGGCCAGTTCGACGGCGACCCGGTCTGGATCATGTACTACGCGTACACGGTCTACGGCGTCTGGTACTCCCAGACCGCGCTGGACAAGCTGGACGCCACGTACCCGGAGACCTGGGACGACATGCTCGCGCTCTGCGCGAAGGCGAAGAAGCAGGGCATCGCCGGCTGGACCTACCCCGGCAAGCACCCTTACTACATCCCGTTCTCGCTCTACCCGTTCATCGGGAAGATCGGCGGCGTCGAGGTCCTGAACGCCATCGACAACCTGGAGCCGAAGGCCTGGGAGCACCCCGCGGTCAAGGCGGCCTTCGAGGCGTACTACGAGCTCTACGCCAAGGGCTACATCCTCAAGGGCACCCCGGGCCTGGACCACCGCGGTTCGCAGGGCGCCTGGGCCCGCGGCAAGGCGCTGTTCATCCCGAACGGCTCCTGGGTCGAGAACGAGGAAGCGGCCATCATCCCCAAGGACTTCAAGCTGTCCGTGGGCGCCCCCTCCTCCCTCGACTCCTCGGACAAGCTGCCCTTCGGCACCATCTGGGCGTCCGGCGGCGAGCCGTTCATCGTCCCGGCCAAGGCGAAGAACCCGGCGGGCGGCATGGAGCAGCTGCGCATCATGCTCAGCGAGGCCTCCTCCAAGTCCTTCACCACCAACACCAAGTCGCTCTCCGCCTTCAACGGCGGCACCGACGGCATCGAGTTGTCGGACGGCCTGAAGTCCGGTGTCGCGGCCCTGGAGAAGGCCGGCACCAATGTGGTCAACCCCCGTCTCCAGGACTGGTACGTGAAGCTCCAGAAGGAGCAGATCGGCGTCGCGGCGCTCGGCGAGATGATGGCCGGCCGCGCCACCCCGGCCGAGACCATCAAGAAGATCCAGGCGTTCGCCGACGCGGCCGCCAAGGACCAGTCCATCAAGCACTTCAGGCACCAGTGA
- a CDS encoding sugar ABC transporter permease, which produces MQHGKYRFIVGFLVAPMSLYVIFVIWPFIQSIYYSFTDWTGLSPDFKMVGFDNYTKMLDDDIFWKSLQHSVLLAVLLPLVTLGLALFFAFMLNVGGRRRKGAAVTGVRGSGFYKIAYFFPQVLSIAIVAILFQFAFDPAQGMVNGTLKAVGFDDVPDWLGDPNLALWVIMAVLVWCTTGFFVVLFSAGMASIPKDFYEAALLDGASRFTTFFRITLPLLWDTVQSGWVYMGILALGAEGFAIVHIMSVGPGGPDYSTTVLPLYVYQAAFRDGQAGYATTIGVALLIVTLAFAAIVMRVGRRERLEF; this is translated from the coding sequence ATGCAACACGGTAAGTACCGGTTCATAGTCGGGTTCTTGGTGGCCCCGATGTCGTTGTATGTCATCTTCGTCATCTGGCCGTTCATCCAGTCCATCTACTACTCGTTCACGGACTGGACAGGTCTGAGCCCCGACTTCAAGATGGTCGGGTTCGACAACTACACCAAGATGCTCGACGACGACATCTTCTGGAAATCGCTACAGCACAGTGTGCTGCTGGCCGTTCTGCTGCCGCTGGTGACGCTGGGCCTCGCGCTCTTCTTCGCCTTCATGCTCAACGTGGGCGGCCGGCGCCGCAAGGGCGCCGCCGTCACCGGCGTACGGGGCTCCGGCTTCTACAAGATCGCCTACTTCTTCCCGCAGGTGCTCTCGATCGCGATCGTGGCCATCCTGTTCCAGTTCGCCTTCGACCCGGCCCAGGGCATGGTCAACGGCACGCTCAAGGCCGTGGGCTTCGACGACGTACCGGACTGGCTGGGCGATCCGAACCTGGCCCTGTGGGTCATCATGGCGGTCCTCGTCTGGTGCACCACCGGCTTCTTCGTGGTGCTGTTCTCCGCGGGCATGGCCTCCATCCCCAAGGACTTCTACGAAGCCGCCCTGCTGGACGGGGCGAGCCGCTTCACGACCTTCTTCCGGATCACGCTGCCCCTGCTGTGGGACACGGTCCAGTCCGGCTGGGTCTACATGGGCATCCTGGCCCTCGGCGCCGAGGGCTTCGCCATCGTCCACATCATGAGCGTCGGCCCCGGCGGGCCCGACTACTCGACCACCGTCCTGCCGCTGTACGTCTACCAGGCGGCGTTCCGTGACGGACAGGCGGGCTACGCGACCACGATCGGTGTCGCCCTGCTCATCGTGACCCTGGCGTTCGCCGCCATCGTCATGCGGGTGGGCCGGCGCGAGCGGCTGGAGTTCTGA